From the genome of Anopheles moucheti chromosome 3, idAnoMoucSN_F20_07, whole genome shotgun sequence, one region includes:
- the LOC128302892 gene encoding adult-specific cuticular protein ACP-20-like, producing MCKLALFVLALAGVALAYEHHGFVSEVKHIPYKYYGGQEGGIGGGIGGGEGGYEGKDFYAYPKYKFEYGVKDYHTGDHKSQWEVRDGDVVKGEYTLDEPDGSTRIVKYHADSKNGFEAIVKNIGKGGLQQESGSIGGGQEGISGGYGHGYSYSKLKKFN from the exons ATGTGCAAACTAGCGTTGTTTGTCCTGGCACTGGCAGGTGTAGCCTTAGCCTACGAACATCACGGATTCGTCAGCGAAGTGAAGCACATCCCGTACAAGTACTACGGTGGACAG GAGGGTGGCATCGGCGGTGGAATCGGAGGAGGTGAGGGTGGGTATGAGGGTAAGGACTTTTACGCCTACCCGAAGTACAAGTTCGAGTACGGAGTGAAGGACTACCACACCGGTGATCACAAGAGCCAGTGGGAAGTTCGGGATGGAGATGTCGTGAAGGGCGAGTACACTCTGGATGAGCCGGACGGTTCGACCCGCATCGTGAAGTACCACGCCGACAGCAAGAACGGATTTGAGGCCATCGTCAAGAACATCGGCAAGGGAGGTCTCCAGCAGGAGAGTGGCTCGATTGGTGGAGGACAGGAAGGAATCAGTGGCGGATATGGTCATGGCTATAGCTACAGTAAACTGAAGAAGTTCAACTAA
- the LOC128302891 gene encoding adult-specific cuticular protein ACP-20-like codes for MFKLSFALLALLGATLAYEHHGFVSEVKHIPYKFYGGGGFGGGQGGFEGGIGGGIGGGIGGDEGKDYYAYPKYKFEYGVKDYHTGDHKSQWEVRDGDVVKGEYTLDEPDGSTRIVKYHADSKNGFEAVVKNIGKGGLQQESGSIGGGLGGFGGGYGHGYSYSKLKKFN; via the exons ATGTTCAAGCTATCCTTTGCCTTGTTGGCCCTTTTGGGAGCTACGCTAGCCTACGAACATCACGGATTCGTCAGCGAAGTCAAGCACATCCCGTACAAATTCTACGGTGGTGGCGGTTTTGGCGGTGGAcag GGTGGTTTTGAGGGTGGCATCGGAGGCGGTATTGGCGGTGGCATCGGAGGAGATGAGGGTAAGGACTACTATGCCTACCCGAAGTACAAGTTCGAGTACGGAGTGAAGGACTACCACACCGGTGATCACAAGAGCCAGTGGGAGGTTCGGGATGGAGATGTCGTGAAGGGCGAGTACACTCTGGATGAGCCGGACGGTTCGACCCGCATCGTGAAGTACCACGCCGACAGCAAGAACGGATTTGAGGCTGTCGTCAAGAACATTGGCAAGGGaggtctgcagcaggagagTGGCTCGATTGGTGGAGGACTGGGAGGATTCGGTGGCGGATACGGTCATGGCTACAGCTACAGCAAGCTGAAGAAGTTCAACTAA